The region AACATTCGTaggaatcttaaaatttctgtTGTATCAAATGCCTCATTTATGGTGTATTTGATAGcatgaaaatttcataaaaaatgtctcATCCAAATAATTAgattctatttttgttatttgacaCACTACATTTTTCATGGgattgatgtgacattttttatgaaaaacaattcCAATCAAACACATTCTTAGGGTATATTAAGGTGTATTTGATAGTATgaaaatttcatagaaaatgtctCGTCTAAATAATTAGATTCAATATTTGTTGTTTGATACgctacatttttcatgaaattaaatttcatagtGCAACTATTAAAGCATCATTTGacctatttttcatgaaaaattccatcCGAGgaggtggtttttatttttcatagaagttgaaaaatattttttttttctaactaaatactatcaaataaaaatcaccccctaaaatcaattttccatagaaaataagtCCAAACATGTTTTAAAGGGTTGTATCATAGAATTCAATTCCATAGAAAATGCAATATGTCAAACAACaaagataaaattcaattcATTAGATGTGAcattgtttataaaatttttatgttatcaaatacaccattaatgtaataaattatattcttagggggcgtttgttaaaatgaacaagataaggTGAACTCCAAACCTAGATTTGCATGCATTCATGGATTtagaatttgattattttaaaagtatGACGATCAATTTCACCTTCAATCTAAATTGCTTATTTAACACTCTTTAAAGTAcaatgattaatttaatttttcaattaaaatatattaatttatttgacacTTTACtcttaaatttaatgaaaatgctatttggaTATTCACTTGTAATGcttgtgtatttatatgttatattttatgtcatattaatataaatatataacacattaatatATGAGTATTACAAATAGGCTAGGTTGTATAGAAGTGAGAAACATatatgatacaaaataaaaatagggaaacaatatttaaaaaaaataagaaatgaaaatgttaggaaatgcataaataaaaaaatataaaaagtttttttgtaaatattatataattatataatataagataaatttttcaaaaaaaaaaaaaattctatctctaacTTCTTTATAGATTGAACGTGTTTTCGaaatttttctaatattacaaaTAGTCCCGAAATGTTTCTAAAATTGCCAAAATGACccataaatgttttttttttttttttgtacttcTCGATATTTTGGTTAAGGAAACGTTTCAGAAATAGTAAAACAGCACTTCCCAAGGGTTTTTGTGCATCATATAGCAAATAAGTATCTAAATAagatttctataaaattaattaaattgggcTAGTTTTTCATTCGATTGTGGGCCGATAAGAGCGACATTGAGGCCCATAAGCCACAAGGCCCATTATAGTTTCCCGCCAAAATGTGATCATTTCCCGCCATTGCCAAGAGTACTTTTTTCCTCCCGCCATCTGCTCTCTGTCTCTGCCTCTGTCTctaccatctctctctctctctctctctccctgaaTCATCGAAACCCTAGTACCGGAGCTCCGAATCCAGAAACAAGGCCAGCAATGGAGTCAGATATTCGAACCAGAAAGCGAAAGAGAAATGGACCAGCCTCCATCTCCTGCGGCCCATTCGCGGGCATCTTCACGCGAAGCCGGTCTCAGATATACGTTCACTGCCACCGATCCGGCAGAGAACGTGCCGACGACCCCCAAAGCCGTCTCAAGCTCCACTCGTCTCAACAGCCGACCACAAAGCGCAGCCGATCGTTGAGCCGGCACCATGGTCAACAACAACACGACGTTTCTTCTGATGCGGCGAATAACTCTCTTGCCTCCATCAAGGACCTTCGAGCTAGGAGGGTTTTCTCTCCGGCGTCAATTACCGAAGAGGGTTGTGGTTTTAGCGGTGGTATCGCGGACTTTGATCTGGGAAAGCAGTCCAAAGTGAAGAGTTCCAAACTTGTAGAGTCTGACTTGGGGTTCCGTTGTCTATCCGAGGATTCGAGCAGTGAAAATCGTAGTTTGCAACCGGAAATCGGTCATTGTTATGCTGATGGAGCATCCGAGGGTGGTGGAGAACCGGTGCAGAATGGACCTAATTACAAATTGAAAGAGGGAATTAATTGCAGAGAGGAAGGTGTTGATCTTGCAAACCCTAATTTGTCAGAGAAAAGGGGAGAAGGTGGAGTATGCGATGCGGAGCAGAGAGATGACAATGGCAGGGTTCTGAGTTTGACGGAAGAGTGCATTCATACGACACCAGTTGATGCCGTTATATCCAATGGGAAATCGATAGATGATAGTAGGCCAAGTGAGAACAAGAACTGGAGCATTTCGAATGGAACTGTTTGCCCTAAAGATGATTGTTGGTTGGGAATCAGTGGCAGTGTTATGCGGAGAAAGGGTTCCATCCCCAGGAATAAAATGGTAAGCATGCAAATCAACGGAGTTCTCGATTCTCATACTTTACTTGAATAAGACTACTAGTGGCTCATACCATATCTAGCACGCGATAAGAGCTTTTgcctgtatatatatgttttctaggAGATATAATAGATATCTTTGCTAATTGAAATCAAGTGAGTTGCCTCTTTGATTATGTGTAGGTTCtaaattcatgtagtcgacGACAGAAGGTATTCAAAACTCCAGGCTCATTCAGCTTTAGAAGGTTGTTGCCTTTTCTGACGGAAATTGCAAAAGATGATCCTTGTAATTGCCCCGATCCTCCCTATCTGGTTTGCTTATTTTTCCCCAAGGACTTGTgggcatgaaaatgttttgatcGTTTAAACTGCAATAAAGCTAATTATGTCATCTTCCCTCCTAGGTGTTTCAATGATAGAGAAACGTACTTTAGGAGTTTCTTGCAAGGATCCAAGCTTAAATGGGGCGGAGGATAAATACTCGTTGATCATGGGCAAATgtaaagatgaagatggaggtGCATACTCTAGTAACAGAAAGCCATTGGagaatgttgaaaaaaaaaagaagcaatcTAATACTGAATTGTTTTGTAAAGTTCAGGATTTGAGCAATCGAAATCTGTCTGAAACTGCAGGGAACAGTCAATTGCTTAATATGGGTCATGGAAGCAATGAAGATGGTCACCTTTCAAATGGAGTTGGTGAATTGACTGCAGATAATGTTCAAATGACCCCGCCAGATGTTGACATCTTCAGTAAACCTGAGATTATTGAAAAAAGTGAAAACGAGGAAGACATCGATTTAAAGGCTAACGTTCATACTTTTAGGAAGTCAATGGAGAGTAGCAGCAGCATTAAAAGTAAACCAGTGAGAACTTATCCCCTTAATTTTAACTATGTGCAGCTTagtaaatatttatctattttcctcTTGTTTCTGATTAATTCACGTTTGGAGAATTTCTTTCTGCTCACTATATGATGTGACCTGAAACGATCACTTTCTAAACCAGTTGACATTACAATTTTGTCATAGATTCTTAATTCATTTTCACGGAAGAAGGTCTTCAAGGCTCCAGGCTCATTCAGCTACAGAAGATTGCTTCCATTTCTGAATGATATAGGAAACGATTCCGACAATTCCATTGGTGCTCTTTAATCTATATCTACCTTCTCTTTTCTGGTTTCTCATTTTAAAGAGTATTATAGAGGCTGCAGATTAATCTGTTAACATGTAGTTGTAATGATCAGAAGTTGACCTTGtttgttctaattttttttttctcttgtagGTGCCTCCAAATGTACTCCAAAAGTTGAGAGTAACCCAAAGGAACACTTACCTGTTTTGGCTTCACACCTCCAAGAAGTCCCCATTGATGCACCTACAACAGACGGTTCCTCCATGGAGTATCACACTGGTGATTCAGGGCTGATCCCTCCTGCTGAAAAGTTGACTTCCAGCAATGGTTCATTTGATAATGAGGTCATGCTCAAATCTGCTGAAAACATTATTGAGCCTGAGATGCCATTTGATTCTCAAAAGGAGTGCATAACTGAAACTGAGCAGGTTACATTACTCAACTCCAGAAACGGGGAGCCTGCCACCTCCGGGGACATACCTTCCAATCCTGAAATGGAGTCTACAATTAAGCCACTATACGTCCCCTGCAATTGTGAAACTTTGGATGGAGATGGTACATTGGATTTCTCTCATTGTGTATCCATTGCTACTCAAGAGTTCCACACAGTATTGCAGAGGGAACATTCTAAAAATCAACAGGCACTTGAATCAGAAAACTTGCATCAAAATTCATCTAAACTTGAAGGATCTATTTCTTCAGGGATTCCTAGTGATGGTCTTATGAAGGGGATTCTcaggagaaatccacgaggatgtagAGGGCTTTGTAATTGTCTGAACTGTGCTTCATTTCGCCTCCACGCAGATAGGGCATTTGAGTTCTCGAGAAATCAGATGCAAGATGCTGAGGAGATAGCTTTGGAGTTGATTCAGGAACTATCTTATCTTCGAAATATGTTGGAAAAATCCACTGTTGATGCCACTGGTCATGCCATTGTCCATGTCAATCAGGTAACCTGGAACAAAAGATAAACTTCCCCTCCTTTTGCTGGTCCTTCATTTACATGTCTAATTACAAACACCTTTTGTCCTTTTCCTAGTAACTAGAGGATCTATGAAttgattgttttttatttggCCCATAACATGCTATTAATGGCTTTCGCTTTACCTCAAAAAATGCAGAATACTGGTCAAAGAAAGGGGTTGAGTTGCTATTTACTGACCTTACTATTTTTTAGTTCATATGTTCACATGTTAATTGTTACGGCCCTTGAGATTCATATTGGGTAAatgatccttgtgtttcttTTGGTCTCTcaagtacatatatatgtgtgtgcgtgtattTGATGCCAAATATCATGTTCTgatctattttttctttgatttccaAACAGGCTGAAATAAATCTGTTCACGTCTGGGCAAGTCATCTGCATACCGTAACCGAATATGATTTTATGTTTCCACTATTCCCTTccatttgatttaatgcaatGGCTAGCCTAAGAAAATTGTAATTTTCAAGGACAGGACTTAAAGTTCATAACAAACATGTACAAAATTTTCCTGCAGTGAGGAAGCCTGTGTTTATGTTTCTGCATAATGGTCAGAATATCTAGTTGTCCATACACATGATTTGGGTTCCATTTGAAACTAATTTGTTGCATGTGCCTCTGGTAGTTTCGTCATGGTCCTAGAAATGTGTTAAGAACAAATCATTGCATCTGTAGATTGTTTCTCGAAAGAGATACTATCCTCACGACTAAAAGAAATCAAGCATGTAATATACTCTTGGTAGCTGAAAAACTATCCAACTTGACCTAATGACCCTTGATCCAAATTAATCTGttagattttatgattttatgtttCCACTTTTCCCTTccatttgatttaatgcaatGGCTAGCCTAAGAAAATTGTAATTTTCAAGGACGGGACTTAAAAGTTCATAATGTACATGTACAAAATTTTCCTGCAGTGAAGAAGCCTGTGTTTATGTTTCTGCATAATGGTCAGAATATCTAGTTGTCCATACACATGATTTGGGTTCCATTTGAAACTAACTTGTTGCATGTGCCTCTGGTAGTTTCGTCATAGTCCTAGAAATGTGTTGAGAACAAATCATAGCATCTGTAGATTGTTTCTCGAAAGAGATACTATCCTCACGGctaaaagaaataaagcatGTAATATACTCTTGGTAGCAGAAAAACTATCCAACTTGACCTAATGACCCTTGATCCAAATTAATCTGTTAGATACTTATTTCAGGCTTTTCAGGAAGACTCTTTACTCTTACATATGCATGCCAGGCTTCTAAAAAGGAAACTCCAAATGAATTTTTAGGATGACTGTTGACATCAAGTTTCAATTTCATCTACTAGTTAACTTACAGCTCCTTTCTTTGACCTTGGAATTGTGTCAGAAAGAACATGATAAAGTAGTGTCTTGTGTGTTAGAGAGACAGTTGGACAATGGAAAAACTTCTATACTatcaaaaagaagaaacagGGGGAGGGGGGAATTATGCCAAAAAATTTGGGTCATCCCAACTTGAATGTTAATAAACACTACTACTTTTATCTCTATCACATACAACTGTAGATAGACTGGGGATATCATTGTATTTGTAGTGTTTTTCCCCTCTGAAATTGAATATAGTGGTTTATTCATGATGTCTCATTGCCCTTGAGTACTGGCGTTTTGGTCTATGACCTGCTATAATTGTGTGGTGGATAGATGCAAATAGATATCCTGAAGTGCTAGAACGCATTATGAATATTGAGTTCAGGTTAACAATTTTGGTTATTAGAGCTCTGAGTTATGGGTCGTGATATCAGTTCAAGAGCTCTTTTCACCACTAAATCTTTATCTCCTGAAAGAGCTAGAGCTTCCAATTTCTTGTCTTTGTGAAATTCAACCTGTTTGAAGTCAAATAGAACTTGTGTACGTTACTAATTTACTTGTCTGCTGTTTTAACTTCAGGTGAAGGAAGCTTCCACAAGAGCTCTCAACGCTCAGGAATTAGCAAAAGATCGCCTTGGCCAAATGAACTTAGATCTTAGTATTCATTCCAGAAGCATGGTAAGTGATGGTAAATGCTGTTTCATATCATTTGATTGTATTCATCAGTAAGATTTTGTTCTTGAAGTTTTCTGCTTATATCAATTAACATTGTAGTTCTATAGTCCAACACACTGAGTTCATCTTATTATCTCTGACAGCTCTTGCAGCGGCCAAGAGTGAAGTTCGCTAATTATGTTGAAGAAGTAGTTATTTCCAAGGCAGACCTGCAAATGGTGGAGAAGAATGAAAAAGTAGACAGTAGAAAATTTGCTGAATGATTGTAATTGGTCTCTGTgaaatgttttgttttgttgtaaGGTGTCTGTTGAAGTATCAGCAGATAATACCTTATCTTGTTCAAGGATAAGTTGGTCTTGCTTGCAGAGTGCATTGTGGAATTAAAAATATGCTTTCTTTGGGGTGATGCTCAGGATTGAGTAGGTTTACAGTTGTATTATATGAAATTACAATCTTCAGGCTGTTAAGAGACGATGAACTAAGACATAAATGCCTTATTGTGAATGGATGTTAGATATACAAACAGCTATAAATGCCTGGCTACTTGACCTGGAAGAGGAATTGTAAATGACAGAATGTTTCTTTAGTTTTATCAAGGGAAGAAAAATCAAGGTACTAACTGCACCCTATGTATTACCTTATGGAAAACCGCTTCCAATGTCAATTTGTTTGAATGGTAATGTTTTCTGtaaaattgtttgttaattCTCATACTGTCAAGGTTTAAATATGAACTGTGCAATAGTTGGAGATTGTGCATGCATCTGATTATCCTCAGCCAGTGGTGTTCACTGTTCACTAGATAAAATACAGCTTCAAGCCTGAAAGCAAAGATAGAAGCCTTCCTGCTCattgttgaaaattttgaaggaaTTACTTTTACAAATAACATAGACATTTTAAGTTAGTATTAGGTATTCTGAATGAGATAGCAGCAGCTATTATGTTGGTTGgagaaaaatactcttttcaAAGAGAGTACTGATGCTTCATGTTTGCTTCCATAGCCCAGAAGATGGAtatagaaatgagagaagtgAAAGTGTTTCATGTACAGAACTTTTGCATTCTAAGATCATTTCCCAGTTTAGTGttctattattaatttctatGAAGTACAACTCTGTTATAATTGTACAGGAAGTTATGGATGTAGTCTTTGAAAGAAAGTAAGTGAATACTCCCTTTAGAAATGGAATTTCTCTCAACAGGGTGTCAGTATGACTACTCAGTTGGGGAAGATATAGGAAACCTCATATTTAGCTCCACACTCGAACTCAGGATTCAGGAAATTAACCGCCAGGCTCACAATTTGATGTTATCTTAGAATAAGCAGCCAATTTATGTTAAACCTTCCGTGCAACCTGCTCTAGTATTGACGAACCTTGGCTGCCCTAGGTTACATCTGTTTTCTTGGTTCTGTTAAATGTAGGATTTAGCTCTTGCCTTTGAATCTTGTAGGATTTTGCCTTCTCTGCTAGAGATTTTTCTTTGCTGATTTTGAATCTGTTTCCTTGGCATGTGAGGTTTAAGATGCTTAAAAGAGGAGAAATTTAGTCTTCGCTCACAACACATTAGTAAAAACAAGTAATTGCATTTTATTTGAGATCGTGTAACACATGGAACTTCAGGGCAAACAGAGCCAAAACAGAGTTTTCACAGgtgattataatattttacaCAGTTTCAGTGGAAGGGCCATTTCTTCAGGGGAAACTTCATAGTCTGCATTCAGGGGGAGGGCCTTGAGGGAAGCGTTTCAAATCGGTGCAGTAATTGTAAATCATGTAATTCTTCTGAACCCACCTCAGTCTTCTGAGGCTATAGGCGTCGAGTTGCTGGCTCTTCCATGCCCCATCTGAGAAGGAAGAAGAGCTGGAAGTGCAAGATGTCCCAGAACAGGTCTGGGCATTGAAGTTCTTGTACGTTGCTGTGAAGGGTGCTTTAGTCCAATCAGTTTTCACCCGGCCGCCTTGCGTCGCCCAGTCGTCGGCGTTCCATAGGCTGGAGTAGATCCTCATGGCCTGGTTCTTAGGGAAAGGGACGCCAATTGATTCAGCATTCTTGAATACTCTTATGGGAGTGTTATCCACCAAGAAGCTGGgaaaacacaagaagagagTAAGTTAACCTCCTACATGATGTTAAAGGGCTATAGATGGAAATGATCGGCTAGTCAAAAATCATGATGTAGTCAACTTTATATAGTGAAATAATGACTTGACATGCCATTGTTTTTATCTTACATGATGTTAAGTTGGTTCCAGACGACTGAGTAGGTGTGAAAATTCTTGGTGGGGTCAAACCAGAGATAGAACTGCTGCTCCCTGTTGCCCTTCCCCTGAGTGAACACATTGGTGTGGAGCACGTAAGGATCACCACTTAGGTTCCCCAAGAACTCAAAGTCTATCTCATCATGCGTTGGCCCTTGAGAAGACAACTGCAACACAAACAATACTCATTAGTCACCAACTTCAAATACTAACGCATGCATAACATGCATGAACTTTTAGCCATAGGCTTTGGATTTCTGTGTCGGTTCGACAGAACAAGTGGGTGGTAAGGGGAAACTTACATAGTAGGCAGTAACAGTGCCGGCGGAGTTGCCGGCAACAAGTTTGATTTGCATGTCAATCCTCCCCAACAAATACTCCCTCTTTGATCGGAATCCAGAGCCAGAGGCCCTGTCCAGGGACAGAGAAAGAAGCTGGCCGCCATTCATGATCTTGGCTCTGTGATCACCCCAGGTTAAGTCAAAGTCCTGGTAGAAGTTGCCGCCATGGGCAGCCATTAAAGAGCTCAGAACCACTAGAGTGAGCAACAGTAGCATTGGAAGCCCACTGTAGGAAGATGAAGCTGCCATTTTAGAGATGAGAATCAAGGGGGAGCAGACAGAGTTGGTAGATGGGTTTGTGTGGATTCTTGTTGTTGGTGATGCAAATAGAAAGATGGGTGAGTTTGTATATATAGGGGGGGGGAGAGGAAGATGAGGGGTATAAAGGGGGGAGGAAGATGCTTGTGAAGGAGAGCTGCTTCAGCGGGCCCTAGAGCTGGTGCCAGCTGAGCACCATGCAAGCTGGAGCCTCTTGTTTGGCATTCATTTGGTTCTCAAGTTGGTACGATGGTAAAAAAGTTCTTTATCCGACTTGCCCATTTTTactaatcaaattcaaagtagGTAAATTTAGGAGCAAACTTATCTGGTTAACTTGTTGGATAGAAATCTGTCACTGATGTGATGTTGAATACATATAAGGATAGAAATAAGAGGCTCAATTATTTCTGGTTTGTTATCTATACATAAACCCTTCTTCAGTAAAGATTATGTGTGTTATAATCCGATATCCTTAATTTAAGTGACTGACTTAGATCCAGTcacattaatttagtttttgtatGACTCAAAAACTTAGTTGTATTACTCTTAATTAACACATAAGTCATAGATCAAAATGACTGACTAGTGAATGAGAATTTACATAATCGATCGTAAAAAGATGATCTTAATGGTATCATTTTAACATGCATTAGGTATGGATGTATTATGAAAATGGTAATTAAGATAAGgtctaaatataaaatataatattataccaTCATTAGCACAAagattacataaaaaaatcatttgggCATGTTTTGTTGGTGGAGTTGATTCACATTGACTCTTCCTTGAAGCCTGTGGGCATGGCCAACCCTCTGATATGATTGGTTTGTACCAGCAGGTGGATGACAACTGGGTTAATGCACCTGCAATTGCTAAAATCCAATTCTATCACATCTCCTGCACTTGTCATATCTATCCATGTCCCTATATCTTTCTAAGCAAGACACCTCCGAGAGTTTTACACTTGAAATTAGGGTTAAATGAGTAATTCAAACCCAACTTAGCCACTCCACCATTGTCAAAACCTTTCTCTTTATTAGCAAATTGCAGTTGTTTAGGATAGGGAAATGCATATGGTGTgtatttaatttacaaaaatctctattttataaaaattaaattatcgtCAATCACATCtatatgtttgtttttttgtaaagaatttattttcaccacctaaaataaaattacactattcattattattcatatgttaacattatttataattataaaaaattattgtcccttatttttttcattaaataaaatttttattaagcaAAAGACTGCAAAAACGTCTATAATTAATACCCTAAGCactataataaaaacaaatttagtaAAGAGAAAACTGATAAAGAAAAAACTCTCTAACCATAAAACAAACCTCTCCAAATTCATGAAACAGACACTCATACAATAATTTTATGTCGAAATTATCATTGTTAAACTTTCCTAAATTTAAGAACAATAATCAAGACAAATTTCGAGAAATTATAAATAAGCTTAGAACCCGTCTATACCTTAATATTCCTAAACATTATAATGTTACATTTGTACGaatatctcttattttttgaataaccatttaattttggccattttatgtgattttattatgaatcatgttagatgtatatcatttttgtacatcttgagttACACAAATgggtattatgactaaaatatcccttGTTTCCATGCGCCTCTATCGTCTCATAatggatatttttatcattgatataCTTTTTATGTAGCTTATGATATATACGAAGGtgtatcaataatattatttttttattattaagattTGGAATATTTATTCACAAGGAC is a window of Diospyros lotus cultivar Yz01 chromosome 10, ASM1463336v1, whole genome shotgun sequence DNA encoding:
- the LOC127811669 gene encoding uncharacterized protein LOC127811669 gives rise to the protein MESDIRTRKRKRNGPASISCGPFAGIFTRSRSQIYVHCHRSGRERADDPQSRLKLHSSQQPTTKRSRSLSRHHGQQQHDVSSDAANNSLASIKDLRARRVFSPASITEEGCGFSGGIADFDLGKQSKVKSSKLVESDLGFRCLSEDSSSENRSLQPEIGHCYADGASEGGGEPVQNGPNYKLKEGINCREEGVDLANPNLSEKRGEGGVCDAEQRDDNGRVLSLTEECIHTTPVDAVISNGKSIDDSRPSENKNWSISNGTVCPKDDCWLGISGSVMRRKGSIPRNKMVLNSCSRRQKVFKTPGSFSFRRLLPFLTEIAKDDPCVSMIEKRTLGVSCKDPSLNGAEDKYSLIMGKCKDEDGGNSQLLNMGHGSNEDGHLSNGVGELTADNVQMTPPDVDIFSKPEIIEKSENEEDIDLKANVHTFRKSMESSSSIKSKPILNSFSRKKVFKAPGSFSYRRLLPFLNDIGNDSDNSIGASKCTPKVESNPKEHLPVLASHLQEVPIDAPTTDGSSMEYHTGDSGLIPPAEKLTSSNGSFDNEVMLKSAENIIEPEMPFDSQKECITETEQVTLLNSRNGEPATSGDIPSNPEMESTIKPLYVPCNCETLDGDGTLDFSHCVSIATQEFHTVLQREHSKNQQALESENLHQNSSKLEGSISSGIPSDGLMKGILRRNPRGCRGLCNCLNCASFRLHADRAFEFSRNQMQDAEEIALELIQELSYLRNMLEKSTVDATGHAIVHVNQVKEASTRALNAQELAKDRLGQMNLDLSIHSRSMLLQRPRVKFANYVEEVVISKADLQMVEKNEKVDSRKFAE
- the LOC127811670 gene encoding xyloglucan endotransglucosylase protein 1-like, which produces MAASSSYSGLPMLLLLTLVVLSSLMAAHGGNFYQDFDLTWGDHRAKIMNGGQLLSLSLDRASGSGFRSKREYLLGRIDMQIKLVAGNSAGTVTAYYLSSQGPTHDEIDFEFLGNLSGDPYVLHTNVFTQGKGNREQQFYLWFDPTKNFHTYSVVWNQLNIIFLVDNTPIRVFKNAESIGVPFPKNQAMRIYSSLWNADDWATQGGRVKTDWTKAPFTATYKNFNAQTCSGTSCTSSSSSFSDGAWKSQQLDAYSLRRLRWVQKNYMIYNYCTDLKRFPQGPPPECRL